The following proteins are co-located in the Castanea sativa cultivar Marrone di Chiusa Pesio chromosome 8, ASM4071231v1 genome:
- the LOC142607573 gene encoding serine/threonine-protein kinase GRIK1 isoform X2, with protein sequence MLSKSLARMMGCCGCFGFSRRPRPQPRPPSAFNNNHSQELLLDDEIEDDDDCSYNGDVTDTNHGDDAESHGRTKCSEEILRLREQSGMVCRQFPVKETHQVVRTEDENGNKRVNEYVREYKIGAGSYGKVVLYRSTVDGKHYAIKAFHKSHLLKQRVAPSETAMTDVLREVLIMKMLDHPNIVNLVEVIDDPNIDHFYMVLEFVEGKWVCEGSGPPGGLGETKARKYLRDIVSGLMYLHAHNIVHGDIKPDNLLVSHNGTVKIGDFSVSQVFEGKESANQVLFHLEDLNSKQSPGHFARTIREGDVVFILQLGSNVHDTFIMVSELHGRWKGNIVIPEGSLGCGWREFGLNLRKILKPASFISQGLSHRLQSAPKAEVVEFKAPILFYITSSPIEINDGS encoded by the exons ATGTTGAGTAAGAGTTTAGCTAGAATGATGGGTTGCTGCGGCTGCTTTGGTTTTAGTAGAAGGCCCAGACCACAACCGAGACCACCTTCTGCCTTCAATAATAACCATTCACAGGAGTTGTTGTTGGATGATGAgatagaagatgatgatgattgtTCATACAATGGTGATGTTACTGATACCAATCATGGAGATGATGCTGAGTCACATGGTCGCACCAAATGTTCTGAAGAGATTTTAAGGCTCAGAGAACAAAGTGGAATGGTTTGCAGGCAATTTCCTGTCAAGGAAACTCATCAAGTTGTTCGCACAGAG GATGAGAATGGCAATAAGAGGGTCAATGAGTATGTTCGTGAGTATAAGATTGGTGCTGGTAGCTATGGGAAAGTG GTTTTATATCGAAGCACTGTAGATGGAAAGCATTATGCAATTAAG GCCTTTCATAAGTCTCATTTGTTAAAGCAGCGAGTTGCACCCTCAGAGACTGCTATGACTGATGTGCTTCGTGAG GTTCTAATAATGAAAATGTTGGATCATCCTAATATTGTTAATCTCGTTGAGGTGATTGATGACCCAAACATAGATCACTTCTACATGG TTCTTGAATTCGTGGAGGGAAAATGGGTTTGTGAGGGTTCGGGTCCACCAGGTGGCTTGGGAGAAACCAAAGCAAGAAAGTATTTGCGAGATATAGTTTCGGGACTTATGTATCTCCATGCTCAT AATATTGTACATGGTGATATCAAACCTGATAATCTCTTGGTTTCTCATAATGGTACGGTGAAGATAGGGGATTTCAGTGTCAGCCAGGTGTTTGAG gggaaggaGAGTGCAAACCAAGTATTGTTCCACTTGGAGGATTTAAATTCAAAGCAATCTCCTGGTCATTTTGCAAGAACGATTAGAGAGGGTGATGTTGTTTTCATCCTTCAATTGGGGTCCAACGTCCATGACACGTTTATAATGGTTTCAGAACTTCATGGTCGATGGAAGGGGAACATTGTCATACCTGAAGGAAGCTTGGGTTGTGGCTGGCGCGAGTTTGGCCTAAACCtgaggaaaattttgaaaccaGCTTCTTTTATTAGTCAGGGATTGTCTCACAGATTACAGAGTGCACCAAAGGCTGAGGTGGTAGAGTTTAAGGCCCCAATCTTGTTTTACATCACTTCTTCTCCAATTGAAATCAATGATGGTTCTTAA
- the LOC142607573 gene encoding serine/threonine-protein kinase GRIK1 isoform X1, which produces MLSKSLARMMGCCGCFGFSRRPRPQPRPPSAFNNNHSQELLLDDEIEDDDDCSYNGDVTDTNHGDDAESHGRTKCSEEILRLREQSGMVCRQFPVKETHQVVRTEDENGNKRVNEYVREYKIGAGSYGKVVLYRSTVDGKHYAIKAFHKSHLLKQRVAPSETAMTDVLREVLIMKMLDHPNIVNLVEVIDDPNIDHFYMVLEFVEGKWVCEGSGPPGGLGETKARKYLRDIVSGLMYLHAHNIVHGDIKPDNLLVSHNGTVKIGDFSVSQVFEDDNDVLRRSPGTPVFTAPECCLGLTYHGKAADTWAVGVTLYCMILGQYPFLGETLQDTYDKIVNNPLFLPNDMNPELRNLLEGLLCKEPNERLTLAAVAEHTWVIGEDGPIPQYLCWCKRKNLPKEESDVSNDDTLHNPN; this is translated from the exons ATGTTGAGTAAGAGTTTAGCTAGAATGATGGGTTGCTGCGGCTGCTTTGGTTTTAGTAGAAGGCCCAGACCACAACCGAGACCACCTTCTGCCTTCAATAATAACCATTCACAGGAGTTGTTGTTGGATGATGAgatagaagatgatgatgattgtTCATACAATGGTGATGTTACTGATACCAATCATGGAGATGATGCTGAGTCACATGGTCGCACCAAATGTTCTGAAGAGATTTTAAGGCTCAGAGAACAAAGTGGAATGGTTTGCAGGCAATTTCCTGTCAAGGAAACTCATCAAGTTGTTCGCACAGAG GATGAGAATGGCAATAAGAGGGTCAATGAGTATGTTCGTGAGTATAAGATTGGTGCTGGTAGCTATGGGAAAGTG GTTTTATATCGAAGCACTGTAGATGGAAAGCATTATGCAATTAAG GCCTTTCATAAGTCTCATTTGTTAAAGCAGCGAGTTGCACCCTCAGAGACTGCTATGACTGATGTGCTTCGTGAG GTTCTAATAATGAAAATGTTGGATCATCCTAATATTGTTAATCTCGTTGAGGTGATTGATGACCCAAACATAGATCACTTCTACATGG TTCTTGAATTCGTGGAGGGAAAATGGGTTTGTGAGGGTTCGGGTCCACCAGGTGGCTTGGGAGAAACCAAAGCAAGAAAGTATTTGCGAGATATAGTTTCGGGACTTATGTATCTCCATGCTCAT AATATTGTACATGGTGATATCAAACCTGATAATCTCTTGGTTTCTCATAATGGTACGGTGAAGATAGGGGATTTCAGTGTCAGCCAGGTGTTTGAG GATGATAATGATGTGCTCCGTCGATCCCCTGGGACTCCTGTTTTCACTGCTCCCGAGTGTTGTCTTG GTCTAACCTATCATGGCAAAGCTGCAGACACCTGGGCTGTGGGAGTTACTTTGTACTGTATGATATTGGGTCAGTATCCATTTCTGGGTGAAACACTGCAGGATACATATGACAAG ATTGTTAACAACCCATTATTTCTCCCAAATGATATGAACCCAGAACTGAGGAACTTGCTAGAGGGACTTTTATGCAAAG AACCAAATGAGAGATTGACATTGGCGGCTGTTGCAGAGCATACTTGGGTTATTGGTGAAGATGGGCCAATTCCTCAGTATTTATGTTGGTGCAAGCGCAAGAACCTGCCAAAGGAAGAATCTGATGTGAGCAATGATGATACTTTACATAACCCAAACTGA